Proteins encoded together in one Telopea speciosissima isolate NSW1024214 ecotype Mountain lineage chromosome 6, Tspe_v1, whole genome shotgun sequence window:
- the LOC122666093 gene encoding uncharacterized protein LOC122666093 codes for MDRALFRLGRVSASRSLLFCSLDFGGGLSASAKAGEIKCVCVCALVRLKAFLNSPPQTQRKGRYRSRLNSNFWCWAAQAQGNRESRDVSPVQRLCSTPLSWKSSSKAAVCFADDLFVFGKASSQNDAALKVLLQDFSCLSGLNINHGKSSLFFANCSGGTQALFEDTLGIAAGSLPITYLGVPIASRGLKASDFQVLISKVEQKISTWKARVLSFASRVVLIKSVVMGCISHWVNVFRLPQHTVDVLERMMAKFLWKGNSDSGMHKVAWPAVHRPKEEGGLGLHRLRDWNTAALMRHVWSISSSDRSGRETLLWSDPWLPHGPIAKPGMLIANALGRSCFDIVHSIQCDDGVWDNSVGDVALLDRWDEIVSTKVHRRFEGDLTASSTGKFTLKSAWESVRMHGGEVGWHRLVWFSNAQPRFSFVTWLAVLGRLATRCLLACWGLVSNISCYLCQVATETLDHLLFQCAFSSGIWKSILRLNGFSREPLGSWGEEIDWLVGHFGGDSFLCRVRKFSFNAVVYRVWQERNARAFHMRTCSAEGVFRRVILDTQAKFFDLPSRTALNCDGSMKNGLGGYGAIGRGCLGVPVFAVAGRLLESNVVIVELHAIMRGLAKAKEMGLSQIRGLRDAIRNCSFCHHVREINSCADYLAGFTYSPQELHFCPQSLPVALSELVQKDATGKRYFRL; via the exons ATGGATCGTGCGCTTTTTCGCCTCGGACGAGTGTCGGCCTCTCGCTCTTTGCTCTTTTGCTCTTTGGACTTCGGAGGTGGACTCAGCGCCTCAGCGAAGGCCGGAGAGATAAAGTGCGTGTGTGTTTGTGCTCTCGTGCGCTTGAAAGCCTTTCTCAATTCTCCACCACAAACTCAGAGGAAGGGCCGTTACAGGTCACGTCTAAATTCCAACTTCTGGTGCTGGGCTGCTCAGGCCCAGGGAAATCGAGAATCTCGAGATGTCTCCCCAGTCCAGCGCCTCTGCAGCACACCCCTGAGCTGGAAGTCATCGAGCAAGGCTGCAG TTTGCTTTGCCGatgatctttttgtttttggcaaGGCTTCGTCGCAAAATGATGCTGCTTTGAAGGTGTTGCTTCAGGATTTCTCTTGCTTATCTGGGCTCAACATAAATCATGGCAAGTCTTCCCTATTCTTTGCTAATTGCTCGGGTGGGACTCAGGCCTTGTTTGAAGACACTTTGGGCATTGCTGCGGGTAGCCTCCCTATTACGTACCTTGGTGTACCAATTGCTTCTCGTGGATTGAAGGCCAGTGACTTTCAAGTGCTTATTTCTAAGGTGGAGCAGAAAATTTCTACATGGAAAGCAAGGGTTCTCTCTTTTGCCAGCCGAGTTGTGCTCATCAAATCTGTTGTTATGGGGTGCATTTCTCACTGGGTTAATGTCTTTCGCCTCCCCCAACACACTGTCGATGTCCTTGAACGGATGATGGCGAAGTTTTTGTGGAAAGGGAACTCGGATTCAGGAATGCACAAGGTTGCTTGGCCAGCTGTTCATCGACCCAAGGAGGAGGGTGGTCTTGGCCTTCATCGGCTTCGTGACTGGAATACTGCTGCTCTTATGCGCCATGTATGGTCTATCTCCTCTTCAGATAGAAGTG GGAGGGAGACTCTTTTGTGGAGTGATCCTTGGCTGCCACACGGCCCCATTGCTAAGCCTGGCATGTTGATTGCAAATGCTCTTGGCCGATCATGTTTTGACATTGTTCACTCGATCCAGTGTGATGATGGTGTCTGGGATAATTCGGTGGGTGATGTGGCGCTACTTGATAGGTGGGATGAGATTGTCAGTACCAAAGTTCATAGGAGGTTTGAGGGTGATTTGACTGCCTCTTCAACTGGGAAGTTTACGCTCAAGTCAGCCTGGGAGTCTGTTAGAATGCATGGTGGGGAGGTTGGATGGCATCGCCTGGTTTGGTTCTCCAATGCTCAACCAAGATTCTCCTTTGTCACTTGGTTAGCTGTGCTAGGGCGACTAGCCACGCGTTGTTTGCTTGCTTGTTGGGGACTGGTAAGTAATATTTCCTGCTACCTTTGCCAAGTTGCTACTGAGACCCTGGATCATTTACTTTTTCAATGTGCTTTCTCGTCGGGTATTTGGAAGTCTATTCTGCGCCTTAACGGATTTAGCAGAGAACCCTTGGGCTCGTGGGGGGAGGAAATTGATTGGTTAGTAGGCCACTTTGGAGGGGATTCCTTCTTATGCCGTGTTCGCAAGTTTAGCTTCAATGCGGTTGTGTACCGCGTTTGGCAAGAAAGGAATGCAAGGGCTTTCCATATGCGAACATGCTCTGCTGAAGGTGTGTTCCGTCGTGTTATTTTGGATACCCAGGCAAAGTTTTTCGATCTTCCTTCTCGG ACTGCTTTGAACTGTGATGGTTCCATGAAGAACGGGTTGGGTGGTTATGGAGCAATTGGTAGAGGCTGCCTGGGTGTACCTGTATTTGCGGTGGCTGGTAGGTTGCTGGAGAGCAACGTGGTCATTGTGGAGCTTCATGCGATCATGCGTGGCCTTGCGAAGGCTAAGGAGATGGGCCTTTCTCAG ATACGAGGGTTACGGGACGCGATCCGTAATTGTTCCTTTTGTCATCATGTTAGAGAAATTAACAGCTGTGCGGACTACCTGGCTGGATTTACGTACTCTCCCCAAGAACTCCATTTTTGCCCTCAAAGCCTTCCTGTGGCACTCTCTGAGCTTGTTCAGAAAGATGCCACTGGGAAGAGGTACTTCAGACTGTAA